A single region of the Streptomyces sp. ITFR-16 genome encodes:
- a CDS encoding aminotransferase class V-fold PLP-dependent enzyme, with protein MTHPFLDLTPLTAAHFAAIERRVAALLATEQDVVIMQGEALLPLEGCIRGGARPGSTALNVVTGPYGQTFGNWLRDCGAEVVDLAVPFHTAVTAEQVAEALAAHPEIDFVSLVHAEAATGNTNPVAEIGEVVRAHGALFMLDAVASVGAEPLLPDAWGVDLCVIGAQKAMGGPAGVSAVSVSARAWERIAANPQAPRRSYLSLLDWKERWIDGGRKALLHAPAQLEMLALEACVERIEAEGPDAVMARHAAAAAATRAGAVALGGGLSPYVHEARDAAPVATTLRTPEGVDASELVARALADEPSLPLIAGGGALSKEMIRVNHYGVDATRGAVLSSLAALGAALAAAGRQVDLEAARRAVSETWPSE; from the coding sequence GTGACGCACCCCTTCCTCGACCTGACCCCGCTCACCGCCGCGCACTTCGCGGCGATCGAGCGGCGGGTGGCCGCGCTGCTGGCCACCGAGCAGGACGTCGTCATCATGCAGGGCGAGGCGCTGCTCCCCCTCGAAGGCTGCATCAGGGGCGGCGCCCGGCCCGGCTCGACGGCGCTCAACGTCGTCACCGGGCCGTACGGGCAGACCTTCGGCAACTGGCTGCGCGACTGCGGCGCCGAGGTCGTCGACCTCGCGGTGCCCTTCCACACGGCGGTCACCGCGGAGCAGGTCGCCGAGGCGCTGGCCGCGCACCCGGAGATCGACTTCGTGTCGCTGGTCCACGCCGAGGCCGCGACCGGCAACACCAACCCGGTCGCGGAGATCGGTGAGGTGGTCCGGGCGCACGGCGCGCTGTTCATGCTGGACGCCGTCGCCTCGGTGGGCGCCGAGCCGCTGCTGCCGGACGCCTGGGGCGTCGACCTGTGCGTGATCGGCGCGCAGAAGGCGATGGGCGGTCCGGCCGGGGTCTCCGCGGTGTCGGTGAGCGCCCGCGCCTGGGAGCGCATCGCCGCCAACCCGCAGGCCCCGCGCCGCTCCTACCTGTCCCTGCTGGACTGGAAGGAGCGCTGGATCGACGGCGGCCGCAAGGCCCTGCTGCACGCCCCGGCCCAGCTGGAGATGCTGGCGCTCGAGGCCTGCGTGGAGCGGATCGAGGCGGAGGGCCCGGACGCGGTGATGGCGCGTCACGCGGCGGCGGCCGCAGCCACCCGGGCCGGTGCGGTGGCGCTGGGCGGCGGCCTGAGCCCGTATGTGCACGAGGCGCGGGACGCGGCGCCGGTGGCGACGACGCTGCGGACGCCCGAGGGGGTGGACGCCTCGGAGCTGGTCGCGCGGGCGCTCGCGGACGAGCCGTCGCTGCCGCTGATCGCGGGTGGCGGGGCGCTGTCCAAGGAGATGATCCGGGTCAATCACTACGGGGTGGATGCGACGCGGGGCGCGGTGCTCTCCTCGCTCGCGGCTCTGGGGGCGGCGCTGGCCGCTGCGGGCCGGCAGGTCGATCTGGAAGCTGCCCGCAGGGCCGTATCGGAAACCTGGCCGAGCGAATAA
- a CDS encoding amidohydrolase family protein, giving the protein MSDHEAPRVLRVKGRVLVGPEEVRDELWAVGGRITYERPPGADEAVTVTGWALPGLVDAHCHVGLDRHGAVDTATTEKQALDDREAGALLLRDAGSPADTRWIDDREDLPKIIRAGRHIARPRRYTRNYAYEIEPDELVAYVAQEARRGDGWVKLVGDWIDREAGDLTACWPREAAAAAIAEAHRLGARVTAHCFAEDSLRDLVEAGIDCVEHATGLTQETIPLFAERGVAIVPTLVNIATFPSLALGGEAKYPRWSAHMRRLHERRYDTVRAAYDAGVPVFVGTDAGGVLAHGLVADEVAELVKAGIPPLRALSATTWGAREWLGRPGLQEGAPADLVVYDEDPRADVRVLAGPRRVVLNGRVIG; this is encoded by the coding sequence ATGAGCGATCACGAGGCGCCTCGGGTGCTGCGGGTGAAGGGGCGGGTGCTCGTCGGTCCCGAGGAGGTCAGGGACGAGCTCTGGGCGGTCGGCGGTCGCATCACGTACGAACGGCCGCCCGGCGCCGACGAGGCCGTCACCGTCACCGGCTGGGCCCTGCCGGGCCTGGTCGACGCCCACTGCCACGTCGGGCTCGACCGCCACGGCGCCGTCGACACGGCGACCACCGAGAAGCAGGCGCTCGACGACAGGGAGGCCGGGGCGCTGCTCCTGCGGGACGCGGGCTCGCCCGCCGACACGCGGTGGATCGACGACCGCGAGGACCTGCCGAAGATCATCAGGGCCGGCCGTCACATCGCCAGGCCCCGGCGCTACACCCGTAACTACGCCTACGAGATCGAGCCGGACGAACTCGTGGCGTACGTCGCCCAGGAGGCGCGGCGCGGGGACGGCTGGGTGAAGCTGGTCGGCGACTGGATCGACCGCGAGGCGGGCGATCTGACGGCCTGCTGGCCGCGCGAGGCGGCTGCGGCGGCCATCGCCGAGGCGCACCGCCTGGGCGCCCGGGTCACCGCGCACTGCTTCGCGGAGGACTCGCTGCGCGACCTCGTCGAGGCCGGCATCGACTGCGTCGAGCACGCGACCGGGCTGACGCAGGAGACGATCCCGCTCTTCGCCGAGCGCGGCGTCGCGATCGTCCCCACCCTGGTCAACATCGCCACCTTCCCCTCCCTGGCACTGGGCGGCGAGGCCAAGTACCCGCGCTGGTCGGCCCATATGCGCCGGCTGCACGAGCGCCGTTACGACACCGTGCGCGCCGCGTACGACGCCGGGGTGCCGGTCTTCGTCGGCACCGACGCGGGCGGGGTGCTGGCACACGGGCTGGTGGCCGACGAGGTGGCGGAGCTCGTCAAGGCGGGCATCCCGCCGCTCCGGGCGCTGTCCGCGACGACCTGGGGCGCCCGGGAGTGGCTCGGCAGGCCGGGTCTTCAGGAGGGCGCCCCGGCCGACCTGGTGGTGTACGACGAGGACCCGCGGGCGGACGTCCGGGTGCTCGCGGGCCCCCGCAGGGTCGTCCTGAACGGGCGCGTGATCGGCTGA
- a CDS encoding SCO1860 family LAETG-anchored protein, with amino-acid sequence MNSNTFRLAALAVAAAPVALLVAVPAQATTATTTTTAGDGKASAVVLRTALDVSLLNKTIDVPLKTTLNEVQAPRSAEQTALTVKLDGVEGGKPVDVLRADVATAKATVDKHRAEGYSNVAKARVHVPGLPALSLVEVEKVTSKAVCEVGRKPVAESNVLGHVSVLGKRVTLTAGGTTQVAVTGVGKVTLDLSKTETTSRTAAAVALRLKVSVNPLNLNVADVQGEVTLAEATCETPKGSGTGGGHNGGSDNGGSTDGGSGDGGSDSGGSTDGGSGDGGSTSGDTSNGSSNGASGDTSSDKGGDVKTQTGTGHAPAAVDADLAETGSSSTTPYIAGGAALLLAVGAGAMVVARRRGQN; translated from the coding sequence TTGAACAGCAACACCTTCCGCCTCGCCGCCCTGGCGGTCGCCGCCGCACCCGTCGCCCTGCTGGTCGCCGTCCCCGCGCAGGCCACCACCGCGACCACCACCACGACCGCCGGCGACGGGAAGGCGAGCGCGGTCGTGCTCCGTACCGCACTCGACGTCTCGCTCCTGAACAAGACGATCGATGTGCCGCTGAAGACCACGCTCAACGAGGTGCAGGCGCCGAGGAGCGCCGAGCAGACCGCGCTCACCGTGAAGCTCGACGGGGTGGAGGGCGGAAAGCCGGTCGACGTCCTGCGGGCCGATGTCGCCACGGCGAAGGCGACCGTCGACAAGCACCGCGCCGAGGGCTACAGCAACGTGGCGAAGGCGCGGGTGCATGTGCCCGGACTGCCGGCGCTCTCCCTGGTCGAGGTCGAGAAGGTCACCTCCAAGGCGGTCTGCGAGGTGGGCCGCAAGCCGGTCGCCGAGTCCAATGTGCTGGGCCATGTGTCGGTGCTCGGCAAGCGCGTCACCCTCACCGCGGGCGGCACCACCCAGGTCGCCGTGACGGGGGTGGGCAAGGTGACGCTCGACCTGTCGAAGACCGAGACCACCTCACGCACGGCGGCCGCGGTCGCGCTCCGGCTGAAGGTCTCCGTCAACCCGCTCAACCTGAACGTCGCGGACGTACAGGGTGAGGTCACGCTCGCCGAGGCCACCTGTGAGACCCCGAAGGGATCCGGCACGGGCGGCGGCCACAACGGCGGTTCGGACAACGGGGGCTCGACCGACGGCGGCTCCGGCGACGGCGGTTCGGACAGCGGCGGCTCGACCGACGGCGGCTCCGGCGACGGCGGTTCCACGAGCGGCGACACGTCCAACGGCTCGTCCAACGGCGCATCGGGCGACACGTCCAGCGACAAGGGCGGCGACGTGAAGACCCAGACCGGCACGGGCCACGCACCTGCGGCCGTCGACGCCGACCTCGCCGAGACCGGCAGCAGCTCCACGACCCCGTACATCGCGGGCGGTGCGGCCCTCCTGCTCGCCGTCGGCGCCGGCGCGATGGTCGTGGCCCGGCGGCGCGGACAGAACTGA
- a CDS encoding sirohydrochlorin chelatase, with the protein MNTPSAQPALLIAGHGTRDEGGAAAFREFVAELGARNPQLPVAGGFIELSPPPLGDAVTELVEQGVSHFAAVPLMLVSAGHAKGDIPAALTREKERHPGISYTYGRPLGPHPALLRVLERRVDEVLDGAERSEVTILLVGRGSTDPDANAEVYKAARLFWEGRGYAGVETAFVSLAAPDVPSGLDRCVKLGARRIVVLPYFLFTGILPDRVRHQTDEWAAAHPELDVRSAEVIGAAEELLDLVMERYREAVKGDLRMNCDSCVYRIALPGFEDKVGLPQQPHFHPDDDGHHPHTHPHHGGHAHSH; encoded by the coding sequence GTGAACACCCCGTCCGCCCAGCCCGCACTGCTCATCGCCGGCCACGGCACCCGGGACGAGGGCGGGGCCGCCGCCTTCCGGGAGTTCGTCGCCGAACTGGGCGCCCGCAACCCTCAGCTGCCGGTCGCTGGCGGCTTCATCGAGCTGTCGCCGCCGCCGCTCGGCGACGCAGTGACCGAGCTGGTCGAGCAGGGCGTCAGCCACTTCGCCGCCGTCCCGCTGATGCTGGTGTCGGCCGGGCACGCCAAGGGCGACATCCCGGCGGCGCTGACCCGGGAGAAGGAGCGCCACCCCGGGATCTCGTACACCTACGGGCGTCCGCTCGGTCCGCACCCGGCGCTGCTGCGGGTGCTGGAGCGCCGGGTCGACGAGGTGCTGGACGGCGCCGAGCGCTCCGAGGTGACGATCCTGCTGGTGGGGCGCGGTTCCACCGACCCGGACGCCAACGCCGAGGTGTACAAGGCGGCGCGGCTGTTCTGGGAGGGCCGGGGCTACGCGGGGGTGGAGACGGCGTTCGTCTCGCTGGCCGCCCCCGATGTGCCGTCCGGTCTGGACCGTTGCGTGAAACTGGGTGCGAGGCGCATAGTCGTCCTGCCGTACTTCCTCTTCACCGGCATCCTCCCGGACCGGGTGCGTCACCAGACCGACGAGTGGGCCGCCGCCCACCCGGAGCTGGACGTCCGGTCGGCCGAGGTGATCGGTGCCGCGGAGGAACTGCTCGATCTGGTCATGGAGCGCTACCGGGAGGCCGTCAAGGGCGATCTGCGGATGAACTGTGACTCCTGCGTGTACCGGATCGCGCTGCCGGGCTTCGAGGACAAGGTGGGACTGCCGCAGCAGCCGCACTTCCACCCTGACGACGACGGCCATCACCCCCACACACACCCCCACCATGGCGGTCATGCACACTCCCACTGA
- the cobJ gene encoding precorrin-3B C(17)-methyltransferase: MIGLISATAAGAAARDRLAAAWPGRAAVYEGPVGEAVRRAFAECEQLVCFLATGAVVRLVAPLLADKATDPGVVCVDEAGRHAVALLGGHAGGANALAVEVGEVLGASPVVTTATDAVGAAGLDMLGLPVEGDVAGVSRAMLDGAPVALRADAVWPLPALPANVAAGTAGTAVLHLTDRLVETGAREAVLRPASLAVGVGASKGAPEDEVLGLVRETLAEAGLSPSSVAELVTVDAKAGEPGIVAAAARLGVPLRTYPADELARIEVPHPSDAPLAAVGTPSVAEAAALAGGGELLVPKRKSRPEGRAAMATCAVVRRAPRGRLAVVGLGPGARDLLTPRAREELRRASVLVGLDQYVDQIRDLLRPGTTVLESGLGAEEERARTAVAEARKGHAVALIGSGDAGVYAMASPALAEAGADIDVVGVPGVTAALAAAAILGAPLGHDHVSISLSDLHTPWEVIERRVRAAAEADIIVTFYNPRSRGRDWQLPKALSILAAHRDPATPVGVVRNASRPDESSRLTSLAALDPATVDMMTVVTVGNTATREIAGRMVTPRGYRWQSATAAPARGTAP, encoded by the coding sequence GTGATCGGCCTCATCTCCGCCACGGCGGCGGGCGCCGCCGCCCGCGACCGGCTGGCCGCGGCCTGGCCCGGCCGTGCCGCGGTCTACGAAGGACCGGTGGGCGAGGCGGTGCGGCGGGCGTTCGCCGAGTGCGAGCAGCTGGTGTGCTTCCTGGCGACGGGGGCCGTGGTGCGGCTGGTCGCCCCGCTGCTGGCGGACAAGGCGACGGACCCGGGTGTGGTCTGTGTCGACGAGGCGGGCCGCCACGCGGTCGCGCTGCTCGGCGGCCACGCGGGCGGGGCCAACGCCCTCGCGGTGGAGGTCGGTGAGGTGCTGGGCGCCTCGCCTGTCGTGACGACGGCGACGGACGCGGTGGGCGCCGCGGGGCTCGACATGCTGGGGCTGCCCGTGGAGGGCGATGTCGCCGGGGTGTCGCGGGCGATGCTCGACGGGGCGCCGGTGGCGCTGCGGGCGGACGCGGTGTGGCCGCTGCCGGCGCTGCCGGCGAACGTGGCCGCCGGGACCGCCGGGACCGCCGTCCTGCATCTCACCGACCGGCTGGTGGAGACCGGGGCGCGGGAAGCCGTACTGCGGCCCGCCTCGCTGGCCGTCGGGGTCGGCGCGTCGAAGGGCGCGCCCGAGGACGAGGTGCTGGGGCTGGTCCGGGAGACGCTGGCGGAGGCGGGGCTCTCGCCGTCGAGCGTCGCGGAGCTGGTGACCGTCGACGCGAAGGCCGGGGAGCCCGGGATCGTGGCGGCGGCCGCCCGGCTGGGGGTGCCGCTGCGGACGTATCCGGCCGATGAGCTGGCCCGGATCGAGGTGCCGCACCCCTCCGACGCGCCGCTCGCCGCTGTCGGCACGCCCTCGGTGGCGGAGGCCGCCGCGCTCGCCGGCGGCGGTGAACTCCTCGTGCCGAAGCGGAAGTCGCGGCCCGAGGGGCGGGCGGCGATGGCCACCTGCGCGGTGGTGCGCCGGGCCCCGCGCGGGCGGCTCGCCGTCGTCGGGCTCGGGCCGGGCGCCCGGGACCTGCTGACGCCGCGCGCCCGCGAGGAGCTGCGCCGGGCGTCGGTGCTGGTCGGGCTCGATCAGTACGTGGACCAGATCAGGGACCTGCTGCGGCCCGGCACCACGGTGCTGGAGTCCGGGCTCGGCGCCGAGGAGGAGCGGGCCCGTACCGCGGTCGCCGAGGCGCGCAAGGGGCACGCGGTGGCGCTGATCGGCAGCGGGGACGCGGGGGTGTACGCGATGGCGTCGCCCGCGCTGGCCGAGGCGGGCGCCGACATCGACGTGGTGGGTGTGCCGGGGGTGACGGCCGCGCTGGCGGCGGCCGCGATCCTGGGCGCGCCGCTGGGCCACGACCATGTGTCGATCAGCCTCTCGGACCTGCACACGCCGTGGGAGGTCATCGAGCGCCGGGTGCGGGCGGCGGCCGAGGCGGACATCATCGTGACCTTCTACAACCCGCGCAGCCGGGGCCGTGACTGGCAGCTCCCGAAGGCGCTGTCGATCCTGGCCGCGCACCGTGACCCGGCGACCCCGGTCGGGGTCGTCCGCAATGCCTCGCGGCCTGACGAGTCCAGCCGGCTGACCTCGCTGGCCGCGCTGGACCCCGCGACCGTCGACATGATGACCGTCGTCACCGTCGGCAACACCGCAACCCGTGAGATCGCCGGCCGCATGGTCACCCCGCGCGGCTACCGCTGGCAGTCGGCCACGGCCGCGCCCGCCCGGGGGACGGCCCCGTGA
- the cbiE gene encoding precorrin-6y C5,15-methyltransferase (decarboxylating) subunit CbiE, with the protein MIRVFGTGTGAPLSPEAVHSLAGATLVVGARRHLDGAAPPPGAARIVLGPLAPALDRIAKHRAEAGDGARVVVLASGDPGFFGIVRALAERFGPAALDVRPGAPSVAVAFARLGLPWDDAVVVSAHGRDPRTAVNVCFAHPKVAVLTGPGAGPAELAAGLLYRSGERTLVVATALGDPEHERVERLTLREAADREWPDPVSVVLCLDESRALSPVRTVAGPAAGPAGWALDEAEFAHRDSMITKFEVRALALARLGPRTGDLVWDIGAGSGSVAVECARLGAAAVAVEKTADGVERIRANAAAHGVHVRAVHGAAPTVLSDLADPDAVFIGGGGRELPAIVTACARRARRAVVVAVAALDRVPQVRAALAAAGFAPEGVLLQSSRLAPLPGEVTRLAAANPVFLLWGVRSPAGASEGAVQ; encoded by the coding sequence GTGATCCGGGTCTTCGGTACGGGGACGGGGGCGCCGCTCTCCCCCGAGGCCGTCCACTCTCTGGCCGGGGCCACGCTGGTGGTCGGTGCGCGGCGCCATCTGGACGGTGCCGCGCCGCCCCCGGGCGCCGCGCGGATCGTGCTGGGTCCGCTGGCCCCGGCGCTGGACCGGATCGCGAAGCACCGGGCCGAGGCCGGGGACGGGGCGCGGGTGGTGGTGCTGGCGTCGGGCGATCCGGGGTTCTTCGGGATCGTACGGGCGCTGGCCGAGCGGTTCGGTCCCGCGGCGCTCGATGTGCGGCCGGGGGCGCCGTCGGTGGCGGTGGCGTTCGCCCGGCTGGGACTGCCGTGGGACGACGCGGTCGTCGTCAGCGCGCACGGGCGTGACCCGAGGACCGCGGTGAACGTGTGCTTCGCGCACCCCAAGGTCGCGGTGCTGACGGGGCCGGGCGCGGGGCCCGCCGAGCTGGCGGCCGGGCTGCTCTACCGGAGCGGGGAGCGGACCCTGGTCGTCGCGACGGCGCTCGGGGATCCGGAGCACGAGCGCGTCGAGCGGCTGACGCTGCGGGAGGCGGCGGACCGGGAGTGGCCGGATCCGGTGAGCGTGGTGCTGTGCCTGGACGAGTCGCGGGCGCTCTCGCCGGTGCGGACGGTGGCGGGTCCGGCCGCCGGTCCGGCCGGCTGGGCGCTGGACGAGGCGGAGTTCGCGCACCGCGACTCGATGATCACCAAGTTCGAGGTGCGGGCGCTGGCGCTGGCCAGGCTGGGCCCGCGCACGGGCGACCTGGTGTGGGACATCGGTGCCGGTTCGGGGTCGGTGGCGGTGGAGTGCGCGCGGCTCGGCGCGGCTGCCGTCGCCGTCGAGAAGACGGCGGACGGCGTCGAGCGGATCCGGGCGAACGCCGCGGCCCACGGGGTGCATGTGCGGGCGGTGCACGGCGCCGCGCCGACGGTGCTCTCCGATCTGGCCGACCCCGACGCGGTGTTCATCGGGGGCGGCGGGCGTGAGCTGCCCGCCATAGTGACCGCGTGCGCCCGGCGGGCGCGGCGTGCCGTGGTGGTCGCGGTGGCCGCCCTGGACCGGGTGCCGCAGGTGCGTGCGGCGCTGGCGGCGGCCGGGTTCGCGCCCGAGGGTGTGCTGCTGCAGTCCTCGCGGCTGGCGCCGCTGCCCGGTGAGGTGACCCGGCTCGCCGCGGCCAATCCGGTCTTTCTGCTGTGGGGCGTCCGCTCCCCGGCTGGTGCAAGTGAAGGAGCAGTCCAGTGA
- the cobM gene encoding precorrin-4 C(11)-methyltransferase, producing MSEAVAEPTRGAVTFVGAGPGAADLLTFRAARAIADADVVIWAASLVQAEVLDHAREGAEILDSAQMSLEEVVAVYRRAADEGLRVARIHSGDPALWGGTQEQVDRCAELGVAVEIVPGVSSFSAVAAIAQRELTIPEVAQSVILTRLGGGKTPMPPGEEVREFARHGTTMALFLSAARSGQLTQELLEGGYPTSTPVVIAYQATWPEELILHCTIGTLEETVKEHRLWKHTLFLVGPALSASGTRSHLYHPGHFHGYRKADKAARAALRAQRSGS from the coding sequence ATGTCCGAAGCAGTCGCCGAGCCCACCCGTGGCGCCGTGACGTTCGTCGGTGCCGGCCCCGGTGCCGCCGATCTGCTGACCTTCCGGGCGGCGCGGGCCATCGCGGACGCCGATGTCGTCATCTGGGCGGCCAGCCTGGTGCAGGCGGAGGTCCTCGACCACGCCCGGGAGGGTGCCGAGATCCTCGACTCGGCGCAGATGTCCCTCGAAGAGGTGGTCGCGGTCTACCGGCGCGCGGCGGACGAGGGGCTGCGGGTGGCCCGTATCCACTCCGGCGATCCGGCCCTGTGGGGCGGCACGCAGGAGCAGGTGGACCGGTGTGCCGAGCTGGGGGTCGCCGTCGAGATCGTGCCGGGGGTGTCGTCGTTCTCGGCGGTCGCGGCCATCGCGCAGCGGGAGCTGACGATCCCGGAGGTGGCGCAGTCGGTGATCCTGACCCGGCTCGGCGGCGGCAAGACGCCGATGCCGCCGGGCGAGGAGGTGCGGGAGTTCGCCCGGCACGGCACGACGATGGCGCTGTTCCTGTCGGCGGCCCGGTCGGGTCAGCTGACGCAGGAGCTGCTGGAGGGCGGCTACCCGACCTCGACGCCGGTGGTGATCGCCTATCAGGCGACCTGGCCGGAGGAGCTGATCCTGCACTGCACGATCGGGACGCTGGAGGAGACGGTCAAGGAGCACAGGCTCTGGAAGCACACGCTCTTCCTGGTCGGCCCGGCCCTGTCGGCGTCGGGGACGCGTTCGCACCTGTACCACCCGGGGCACTTCCACGGGTACCGCAAGGCCGACAAGGCGGCCCGGGCCGCGTTGCGCGCCCAGCGGTCCGGCTCGTGA
- a CDS encoding ZIP family metal transporter, translated as MAVFVALGAFLMTLAGGWVAQRVSDRRHLVLGFAGGLMLGVVGLDLLPEAVEAAGGLVFGVPAALLLFVGGFLVAHLVERMLAVRQAAHGAGEERVPQVGLTAAAAMVGHSLMDGVALGAAFQVGGGMGAAVALAVITHDFADGFNTYTITSLYGNARRKALTMLYADAAAPVVGAATTLLFTLPEELLGCYLGFFGGALLYLAAAEILPEAHHDHPARSTLLCTVAGVGFIWLVVGLAQ; from the coding sequence ATGGCGGTGTTCGTCGCGCTCGGCGCGTTCCTGATGACCCTGGCCGGCGGCTGGGTCGCCCAGCGCGTCAGCGACCGCCGCCACCTGGTGCTGGGGTTCGCCGGCGGACTGATGCTCGGCGTGGTCGGCCTGGACCTGTTGCCGGAGGCGGTCGAAGCCGCGGGCGGCCTCGTCTTCGGCGTACCGGCGGCCCTGCTGCTCTTCGTGGGCGGCTTCCTCGTCGCCCACCTCGTCGAGCGGATGCTCGCGGTACGCCAGGCGGCACACGGCGCGGGTGAGGAACGCGTCCCCCAGGTCGGACTGACGGCGGCCGCCGCGATGGTCGGCCACAGCCTGATGGACGGCGTGGCGCTCGGTGCCGCCTTCCAGGTCGGCGGCGGCATGGGAGCGGCCGTCGCCCTCGCCGTCATCACCCACGACTTCGCCGACGGCTTCAACACGTACACGATCACCAGCCTGTACGGGAACGCCCGCCGCAAGGCCCTGACGATGCTGTACGCGGACGCGGCGGCGCCCGTCGTCGGCGCGGCGACGACGCTGCTGTTCACCCTTCCGGAGGAACTTCTCGGCTGCTATCTCGGCTTCTTCGGCGGCGCGCTGCTCTACCTCGCCGCTGCCGAGATCCTGCCCGAGGCACACCACGACCACCCGGCCCGCTCCACCCTGCTGTGCACGGTCGCCGGAGTGGGCTTCATCTGGCTGGTGGTGGGCCTCGCGCAGTGA
- the cobI gene encoding precorrin-2 C(20)-methyltransferase — MNTLVGVGVGPGDPELVTVKGVNALREAAVVVVPVMDTGERGRAEATVLHYVGAEKVVRVVFALNERTDRARREAAWDAAGARVAELLRTHGSVAFATIGDPNVYSTFTYLAHTIGELLPGTGVATVPGITAMQDLAARSGAVLTEGTEPLTLVPVTAGAAVLKEALEGPGTVVAYKFGRLAEEVAVALRETGRTEDAVWGSALGLPEESIRPAAELADGPLPYLSTLIAPAPRDGGRGGKL; from the coding sequence ATGAACACGCTGGTCGGAGTAGGGGTCGGGCCCGGTGACCCGGAGCTGGTGACGGTCAAGGGCGTCAACGCGCTGCGCGAGGCCGCCGTCGTCGTGGTGCCCGTGATGGACACCGGTGAGCGGGGACGCGCCGAGGCGACCGTGCTGCACTACGTGGGGGCCGAGAAGGTGGTCCGGGTGGTGTTCGCGCTCAACGAGCGGACGGACCGGGCGCGTCGGGAGGCGGCGTGGGACGCGGCGGGGGCGCGGGTCGCCGAGTTGCTGCGTACGCATGGTTCGGTGGCGTTCGCGACGATCGGCGACCCCAATGTGTACTCGACGTTCACCTATCTCGCGCACACCATCGGGGAACTGCTGCCCGGCACCGGGGTGGCGACCGTGCCGGGGATCACGGCCATGCAGGATCTCGCCGCGCGCAGCGGTGCGGTGCTGACCGAGGGAACCGAGCCGCTGACGCTGGTGCCGGTGACCGCCGGGGCGGCCGTGCTGAAGGAGGCGCTGGAGGGTCCCGGGACGGTCGTCGCGTACAAGTTCGGGCGGCTGGCCGAGGAGGTCGCCGTGGCGTTGCGCGAGACGGGGCGGACCGAGGACGCGGTGTGGGGTTCGGCACTCGGGCTGCCCGAGGAGTCGATCCGGCCGGCGGCGGAGCTGGCGGATGGCCCGTTGCCGTATCTCTCCACGCTCATCGCACCCGCGCCGCGCGACGGCGGGCGGGGCGGCAAGCTGTGA